The following are encoded together in the Armatimonadota bacterium genome:
- a CDS encoding HAD-IA family hydrolase — translation MSDARRMTAGQLEQIRAVVFDFDGTLAETEIDFAEMRRRTVEHIKSWGLWEEGMDRDRYVLELIDHAAAKLASGNGAVDEYRREAAQILEDVEMLTCPGARPYPGIQEMLNALRTRGLRVGIVTRNCRRGVRAVTENHHLHHDVLLTRDDVARVKPDPEHLLLALARLEVEPSGALMVGDHITDIQVGKAARTFTCGVLTARTEREAFVTAGADLILDSAADLVHIICIADN, via the coding sequence GTGAGTGATGCCCGCAGGATGACCGCCGGACAGTTGGAGCAGATCCGCGCCGTGGTGTTCGACTTCGACGGCACGCTGGCGGAGACGGAGATCGACTTCGCCGAAATGCGCCGCCGGACCGTGGAGCACATCAAGTCCTGGGGTCTGTGGGAAGAGGGCATGGACCGGGACCGCTATGTTTTGGAGCTCATCGACCACGCGGCGGCCAAACTTGCGTCCGGCAACGGCGCGGTGGATGAATACCGGCGCGAGGCGGCGCAGATTCTGGAAGACGTGGAAATGCTGACCTGCCCAGGCGCGCGACCGTACCCGGGCATCCAGGAGATGCTGAACGCCCTGCGCACACGGGGGCTGCGGGTGGGAATTGTGACCCGCAACTGCCGCCGAGGGGTGCGGGCCGTCACGGAGAACCATCACCTGCACCACGACGTCCTGCTGACCCGGGACGACGTGGCGCGGGTCAAGCCCGACCCGGAACACCTGCTGCTGGCACTGGCGCGGCTTGAGGTCGAGCCCTCCGGCGCGCTCATGGTCGGCGATCACATCACCGACATCCAGGTGGGCAAGGCCGCGCGGACATTCACCTGCGGCGTGCTTACCGCCAGGACCGAGCGCGAGGCCTTCGTCACCGCTGGAGCCGATCTGATCCTGGATAGCGCCGCCGACCTGGTCCACATCATCTGCATCGCCGACAATTGA
- a CDS encoding hydrogenase expression protein, producing the protein MHLLAELIGDLPRDPGVVVGSGIGCDVAVLDIGAPYYLLLKSDPITFATDEIGHYAVTVNVNDIACAGGLPRWLVATLLLPETTTTEALVRDIFRQLRQACARHGVLLVGGHTEVTHGLDRPIIVCGMVGDVPVDRLVTSGGAKPGDALLLTKGIAVEGTSLIAREKRAELLSAGFEGPFINRCAGMLHEPGICVLDEARAASLAAPVHAMHDPTEGGVATGIWELADAAGVGMRVDGDALPVFPETRALCAHFGLDPLGLIASGALLIAAAPGDASTIIEACARRQIPCAVIGAVTEPGTGCILVTDGAETRLPRFDQDEIGKLFG; encoded by the coding sequence ATGCACCTGCTCGCCGAGCTCATCGGTGACCTGCCCCGGGACCCCGGCGTCGTCGTGGGCTCGGGAATCGGCTGCGATGTCGCTGTGCTGGACATCGGCGCACCGTACTACCTGCTCCTGAAGAGCGACCCCATCACCTTCGCCACCGACGAGATTGGGCACTACGCGGTGACCGTGAACGTGAATGACATCGCCTGCGCGGGCGGCCTGCCCCGCTGGCTCGTGGCCACCCTCCTGCTGCCCGAAACCACCACCACCGAGGCGCTCGTCCGCGACATCTTCAGACAACTGCGCCAGGCCTGCGCGCGCCACGGCGTGCTGCTGGTCGGCGGGCACACCGAAGTCACCCACGGTCTGGACCGGCCCATCATCGTCTGCGGGATGGTCGGGGACGTGCCCGTGGATCGCCTGGTCACCAGTGGGGGCGCGAAGCCCGGCGATGCGCTCCTGCTCACCAAGGGCATCGCCGTGGAGGGAACGTCGCTCATCGCCCGGGAGAAGCGCGCGGAACTGCTATCTGCCGGCTTCGAGGGGCCGTTCATCAATCGGTGCGCGGGGATGCTGCACGAGCCGGGGATCTGTGTTCTGGACGAGGCGCGTGCCGCAAGTCTCGCCGCGCCGGTTCACGCCATGCACGACCCGACAGAGGGGGGAGTGGCCACGGGGATTTGGGAACTTGCGGACGCCGCCGGTGTGGGGATGCGGGTGGATGGGGACGCGCTGCCGGTCTTCCCCGAGACCCGCGCGCTTTGCGCTCATTTCGGACTGGACCCGCTGGGCCTGATCGCCTCCGGGGCGCTACTCATCGCCGCGGCGCCAGGAGACGCCTCGACCATCATCGAAGCCTGCGCGCGCCGGCAGATTCCCTGCGCCGTCATCGGCGCGGTCACGGAGCCAGGAACCGGCTGCATACTCGTGACGGATGGCGCCGAAACCCGCCTCCCCCGCTTCGACCAGGACGAGATCGGCAAGCTGTTCGGGTAA
- a CDS encoding DUF1559 domain-containing protein has product MRRGFTLIELLVVIAIIAILAAILFPVFARAREAARRTSCVSNLRQLGLAAHMYAQDFDEMMPCDYHACNSSTTHSRLVAQILPYIKNRQIMYCPSASKIATWMPDFVATDANIAAGNISYYCFSYDQAPGTVAPAKPNWSTWVCWGFLSSNYGNFPRVMTESWDSQSWLFSDGWCKLTREQHGVTLHDSHNGSINICYLDGHVKFQGGEVRQVFK; this is encoded by the coding sequence ATGCGCAGAGGGTTCACACTGATTGAGTTGCTCGTGGTGATCGCGATCATCGCGATCCTGGCTGCGATCCTGTTCCCGGTATTCGCCCGAGCGCGGGAAGCGGCGCGGCGTACATCATGTGTCTCGAACCTGCGGCAGCTTGGGCTCGCGGCCCACATGTACGCCCAGGATTTCGACGAGATGATGCCCTGCGACTACCACGCCTGCAACAGCAGCACCACACATTCGCGATTGGTGGCGCAGATACTGCCGTACATCAAGAATCGGCAGATTATGTACTGCCCGTCGGCCAGCAAGATCGCAACCTGGATGCCGGACTTCGTGGCGACGGACGCGAACATCGCGGCGGGGAACATCAGCTACTACTGCTTCAGCTATGACCAGGCGCCGGGGACCGTTGCGCCCGCAAAGCCCAACTGGAGCACCTGGGTCTGCTGGGGCTTTCTGAGCTCAAACTACGGCAATTTCCCGCGGGTGATGACCGAGTCGTGGGACAGCCAGTCGTGGCTGTTCTCGGATGGCTGGTGCAAGCTGACCCGGGAACAGCACGGGGTCACGCTGCACGACTCCCATAATGGCTCGATCAACATCTGTTACCTCGACGGTCATGTCAAGTTCCAGGGTGGCGAGGTACGGCAGGTGTTCAAGTAG
- a CDS encoding bifunctional enoyl-CoA hydratase/phosphate acetyltransferase encodes MTSLDGILDAIREHPRQTVAVAVAAQASVVEAVKTARDRDIVGAVLVGNRAEIERLCEEAGLSGDGVEIVDEPDDLKAARTACLTVREGRADILMKGHIHTDDFLRALLSRETGLRTDTIMSHVFILETTRRGKLTLVTDAAMNIAPDLEGKAEIILNAVYLANCLGIDDPKVGVLAATEQVNPKMQATLDAAALHAMEHRNQFPTCRVDGPLALDNAVSVEAAREKKIPGDVAGDCDILVCPNIEAGNILAKSFVFLGGGRLAGVLVGAAAPVVLTSRADSAEAKMYSIAAAVLMAGLQRTGRLKIGRVHF; translated from the coding sequence ATCACCAGCCTGGACGGAATCCTCGACGCAATCCGCGAGCATCCAAGGCAGACCGTGGCCGTGGCGGTGGCAGCCCAGGCCAGCGTAGTCGAAGCGGTCAAGACCGCTCGAGACCGGGACATCGTGGGGGCGGTGCTGGTCGGAAACCGCGCCGAGATTGAGCGGCTCTGCGAAGAGGCAGGACTGAGCGGCGACGGCGTGGAAATCGTGGATGAGCCGGACGATCTGAAGGCCGCCCGGACGGCCTGTCTCACGGTGCGCGAGGGCCGAGCGGATATCCTGATGAAGGGGCATATCCACACGGACGACTTCCTGCGGGCGCTGTTATCTCGAGAGACCGGGTTGCGCACGGACACCATCATGTCCCACGTGTTCATCCTGGAAACCACTCGCCGGGGAAAACTGACACTGGTGACGGATGCGGCGATGAATATTGCGCCGGATTTGGAGGGCAAGGCGGAAATCATCCTGAACGCGGTGTATCTTGCCAACTGCCTTGGGATCGACGACCCGAAGGTAGGCGTGCTCGCGGCAACGGAGCAGGTCAACCCGAAGATGCAGGCCACTCTCGACGCGGCGGCGCTGCACGCCATGGAGCACCGGAACCAGTTCCCGACTTGCCGGGTTGACGGTCCGCTGGCGCTGGACAATGCGGTGAGCGTTGAGGCGGCGAGGGAGAAGAAGATACCCGGTGACGTGGCGGGCGACTGCGATATACTGGTCTGCCCGAACATCGAAGCCGGGAACATTCTGGCGAAGTCCTTTGTCTTCCTTGGTGGTGGGAGATTGGCGGGGGTGCTTGTGGGTGCGGCTGCCCCGGTGGTCCTGACCTCCAGGGCCGATTCGGCCGAGGCGAAGATGTACTCCATCGCCGCGGCGGTGCTCATGGCCGGCCTGCAGAGAACCGGCAGGCTGAAGATAGGACGAGTTCATTTCTAG
- a CDS encoding TrpB-like pyridoxal phosphate-dependent enzyme yields MSERRIDLPVSELPDKWYNIQADLPRPLDPPLHPGTGQPIGPEDMAPLFPMALLEQEMSPQKWFEIPDEVAEIYKLWRPSPVYRAYALEKALDTPAHIYYKLEGVSPAGSHKPNTAVAQAYYNKQEGITRITTETGAGQWGCALSMACQMFGIECVVYMVRISYEQKPYRRLMMNTWGATCYPSPSDRTAFGRKILAETPDSPGSLGIAISEAIEDAVAREDTHYSLGSVLNHVMLHQTVIGLEAKKQMEIAGEYPDVVIGCHGGGSNFAGLSFPFAHDKLVDGKPVRIIASEPTASPTLTRAPYAYDFGDTAGMTPLLRMYTLGHGFVPAPIHAGGLRYHGAAPLVSLLVNEGVIEAQAYHQLECYEAAVLFARTEGWISAPETSHAIRAAIVEAEKAKEAGEERVILFNWSGHGLLDLAGYDAYFSGKLTDYVLPQEDIDASVAELPGPK; encoded by the coding sequence GTGAGCGAACGCAGGATTGACTTGCCCGTCAGCGAGTTGCCCGACAAGTGGTACAACATCCAGGCAGACCTGCCCAGGCCCTTGGACCCGCCGTTGCACCCGGGAACCGGCCAGCCGATCGGCCCCGAAGATATGGCGCCGCTGTTCCCCATGGCATTGCTCGAGCAGGAGATGAGCCCTCAGAAATGGTTCGAGATCCCCGACGAAGTCGCGGAGATCTACAAGCTCTGGCGGCCGTCCCCTGTCTACCGGGCTTACGCGCTGGAGAAGGCTCTGGACACCCCGGCACACATCTACTACAAGCTCGAGGGAGTCAGCCCGGCGGGAAGCCACAAGCCGAATACCGCCGTGGCGCAGGCCTACTATAACAAGCAGGAAGGCATCACCCGAATCACTACCGAGACCGGCGCCGGTCAGTGGGGCTGCGCTCTTTCCATGGCCTGCCAGATGTTCGGCATCGAGTGCGTCGTCTACATGGTGCGCATCAGCTACGAGCAGAAGCCCTACCGTCGCTTGATGATGAACACCTGGGGTGCGACCTGCTATCCCAGCCCCAGCGACCGCACCGCTTTCGGGCGCAAGATCCTCGCCGAGACCCCGGACTCCCCGGGTTCGCTGGGCATCGCCATCTCGGAGGCCATCGAGGACGCCGTGGCCCGGGAGGACACCCACTACTCTCTGGGCAGCGTGCTCAACCATGTCATGCTGCACCAGACCGTCATCGGCCTGGAAGCCAAGAAACAGATGGAAATCGCAGGAGAGTACCCGGACGTGGTGATCGGCTGCCACGGCGGCGGCTCCAATTTCGCCGGCCTCAGCTTCCCCTTCGCCCATGACAAGCTGGTGGACGGCAAGCCGGTACGCATCATCGCATCCGAACCCACCGCATCACCCACCCTCACCCGCGCGCCCTACGCCTATGACTTTGGCGACACCGCAGGCATGACCCCGCTCCTGCGCATGTACACCCTGGGCCACGGGTTCGTGCCCGCGCCCATCCACGCCGGCGGTCTGCGCTATCACGGCGCTGCCCCGCTGGTGTCCTTGCTGGTGAACGAGGGCGTCATCGAGGCCCAGGCATATCACCAACTCGAGTGCTACGAGGCCGCGGTCTTGTTCGCGCGGACCGAGGGCTGGATTTCGGCACCCGAAACATCTCACGCCATCCGGGCGGCTATCGTGGAGGCCGAGAAGGCAAAGGAAGCCGGCGAAGAGCGAGTCATTCTCTTCAACTGGAGCGGCCACGGGCTGCTGGATCTGGCGGGCTACGATGCCTACTTCTCCGGAAAGTTGACCGACTATGTCCTGCCGCAGGAGGACATCGACGCATCCGTCGCCGAACTGCCGGGACCGAAGTAG
- a CDS encoding rhomboid family intramembrane serine protease — protein MIPLSDNIRSRSVPYVNVAIILVCIALFVYEWVDRGFAERMAFKPAYLFSRELLAVGPAFAFQTLLVSIFLHGGLLHIGSNMLALWVFGDNVEDRMGHIRYLIFYLFCGIVATLAHSLSAVFGLLVNPMLLDRGLVGASGAIAGVMGAYFVLVPGASIRTLVVLVIFITILEIPSGFFIFLWFVLQLFAGLGSILGPGAAVAYWAHIGGFVTGYIIARGMNRPRKRPLPRIIEMDVRDL, from the coding sequence ATGATACCCCTATCCGACAACATCCGTTCGCGCAGCGTCCCCTACGTCAATGTTGCGATCATACTCGTCTGTATCGCCCTGTTCGTGTACGAGTGGGTGGACCGGGGCTTCGCGGAACGCATGGCCTTCAAGCCTGCCTACCTGTTTTCGCGAGAGCTACTGGCGGTCGGGCCTGCCTTCGCGTTCCAGACGCTTCTCGTCTCCATCTTCCTGCACGGCGGTCTTCTGCACATCGGTTCGAACATGCTGGCTCTGTGGGTCTTCGGCGACAACGTCGAGGACCGTATGGGGCATATCCGCTACCTGATCTTCTACCTGTTCTGCGGGATCGTTGCCACGCTGGCGCACAGCCTGTCGGCGGTGTTCGGGCTCCTGGTGAACCCGATGCTGCTTGACCGGGGCCTGGTGGGCGCCAGCGGTGCGATCGCCGGGGTGATGGGCGCTTATTTCGTGCTGGTGCCCGGGGCGTCAATCCGGACGCTGGTGGTGCTGGTGATCTTCATCACGATCCTGGAGATCCCGTCGGGCTTCTTCATCTTCCTGTGGTTTGTGCTTCAGTTGTTCGCCGGCCTGGGGAGTATACTCGGGCCAGGTGCGGCGGTGGCCTACTGGGCGCACATTGGCGGGTTCGTGACGGGGTATATCATCGCGCGGGGGATGAACAGGCCGCGCAAGCGCCCCTTGCCCCGGATCATTGAGATGGACGTGCGGGACCTGTAG
- the groL gene encoding chaperonin GroEL (60 kDa chaperone family; promotes refolding of misfolded polypeptides especially under stressful conditions; forms two stacked rings of heptamers to form a barrel-shaped 14mer; ends can be capped by GroES; misfolded proteins enter the barrel where they are refolded when GroES binds), whose translation MPPKEILYDESARRALERGANIVADAVKVTLGPAGRNVLVQKKFGSPTITKDGVTVAKEIELKDRFENMGAQLLKEVASKTNDVAGDGTTTATVLAQSMLRAGLKAIAAGANPMFVKRGMDKAVAATIEKMRSMAVEVKTPDQMRNVASIAGNSELIGAMVADAMTEVGKDGVITVEESKSIEDRLELVEGMQFDKGYLSPYMMTNRESLSAVLEEPYILLYEKKISVAMDIIPLLEQVLQAGRPLLIICEDVEGEALATLVVNKLRGALNAVAVKAPGFGDRRKAMLEDIAILTGGTFITEDLGLKLDSIRLDQLGRAGRVTVTADDTTIVEGAGSPASIKGRIEQIRRQIAETDSDYDREKLEERLAKLSGGVAVIEVGAATETELKEKKHRFEDALSATRAAVEEGIIAGGGAALLHSAAALDELEVTDEDEKIGVEIIRSALAQPMRMIAENGGFEGSVIVAQALKKGAKTGFNAVTGEFEDMIKAGITDPLKVTRSALENAASIASMVLTTESILAEIEKEEPPTPSPDMGGMGGMGGMGGMM comes from the coding sequence ATGCCACCCAAGGAGATACTGTACGACGAGAGTGCGCGCCGGGCGCTGGAGCGCGGTGCGAACATCGTTGCCGATGCGGTCAAGGTGACGCTTGGACCAGCCGGCCGCAATGTCCTGGTGCAGAAGAAGTTCGGGTCCCCCACCATCACCAAGGACGGTGTGACGGTGGCCAAGGAGATCGAGCTGAAGGACCGGTTCGAGAACATGGGCGCCCAGCTTCTCAAGGAAGTGGCGTCGAAGACCAACGACGTGGCAGGCGACGGAACCACCACCGCCACGGTTCTCGCGCAGTCCATGCTCCGGGCGGGCCTGAAGGCCATTGCCGCCGGAGCCAATCCAATGTTCGTGAAGCGCGGGATGGACAAGGCAGTAGCCGCGACTATCGAGAAGATGCGGAGCATGGCCGTTGAGGTCAAGACCCCGGACCAAATGCGCAATGTGGCATCGATCGCGGGGAACTCCGAGCTGATTGGCGCGATGGTTGCCGACGCGATGACCGAAGTGGGCAAGGACGGGGTCATCACCGTCGAGGAGTCCAAGAGTATCGAGGACCGGCTGGAACTTGTCGAGGGGATGCAGTTTGATAAGGGCTACCTGTCCCCGTATATGATGACCAACCGCGAAAGTCTCTCGGCGGTGCTCGAGGAGCCCTACATCCTCCTGTATGAGAAGAAGATCAGCGTCGCGATGGACATCATCCCGCTGCTTGAGCAGGTGCTTCAGGCCGGGCGTCCACTGCTGATCATCTGCGAAGACGTGGAGGGCGAGGCACTGGCGACCCTGGTCGTGAACAAGCTGCGCGGTGCGCTGAACGCCGTAGCAGTCAAAGCCCCCGGTTTCGGCGACCGCCGGAAGGCCATGCTCGAGGACATCGCGATCCTCACTGGCGGGACCTTCATCACCGAGGACCTCGGCCTGAAGCTTGACAGCATCCGGCTGGATCAGCTCGGCCGGGCGGGCCGCGTTACCGTGACCGCCGACGATACCACCATCGTCGAGGGTGCGGGAAGCCCCGCGTCCATCAAGGGCCGCATCGAGCAGATTCGCCGACAGATCGCCGAGACGGATTCCGACTACGACCGCGAGAAACTCGAGGAGCGCCTGGCCAAGCTGTCGGGCGGCGTTGCGGTTATCGAGGTCGGCGCAGCCACAGAGACGGAACTGAAGGAGAAGAAGCACCGGTTCGAGGACGCGCTGTCGGCTACCCGCGCAGCGGTGGAGGAGGGTATCATCGCCGGCGGCGGCGCAGCTCTCCTGCATTCGGCGGCGGCGCTGGATGAGCTGGAAGTCACCGACGAGGACGAGAAGATCGGTGTGGAGATTATCCGCAGCGCCCTGGCGCAGCCGATGCGCATGATCGCCGAGAACGGCGGCTTCGAGGGTTCGGTCATCGTCGCCCAGGCATTGAAGAAGGGCGCGAAGACAGGGTTCAACGCAGTCACCGGCGAGTTCGAAGACATGATCAAGGCCGGGATTACCGACCCGTTGAAGGTCACCCGCTCGGCGCTTGAGAATGCCGCAAGCATCGCCAGCATGGTGCTGACCACCGAGAGCATTCTCGCAGAGATCGAGAAGGAAGAGCCGCCGACACCATCCCCCGATATGGGTGGCATGGGTGGCATGGGTGGCATGGGCGGCATGATGTAG
- a CDS encoding co-chaperone GroES — protein MQKKRREVRITALKVLGNRVLVRPDEAESTQGGIYLPESAKKKPQFGIVVAVGEGRRLDNGSLVAPDVKEGDHVMFAKYGGTEIKSDGEELIIIDADMIYATLEDDE, from the coding sequence CTGCAGAAAAAACGAAGGGAGGTGCGCATTACGGCTCTCAAAGTTCTAGGCAACCGCGTTCTTGTGCGCCCTGACGAGGCAGAGTCCACCCAGGGCGGGATCTACTTGCCCGAAAGCGCGAAGAAGAAGCCGCAGTTCGGGATCGTCGTTGCAGTGGGAGAAGGTCGCCGTCTGGACAACGGCAGCCTAGTGGCGCCTGACGTGAAGGAAGGCGACCACGTGATGTTCGCGAAGTACGGTGGAACCGAGATCAAGTCGGATGGTGAGGAACTCATCATCATCGACGCCGACATGATCTACGCCACGCTCGAAGACGACGAGTAA
- a CDS encoding AAA family ATPase, translated as MDFERLTNAAKEVVAHSQQLLQRYKHNQLDAEHILLAMLEQEKGTVPRILAEQGVDVDRLTHQVERELGSRPQVQVGGGDTQQIYITPHTSRIFDKAWEVCQRFGDQFIATEHLFLAILEDGQTPAARILTSAGVTIETTLKALQGLRGSHSVTDAGAESKYEALKRFSRDLTALAREGKLDPVIGREKEIKRLIQVLSRRTKNNPVLIGDAGVGKTAVVEGLAQEIVSGNVPEMLQNRKLVALDLASMVAGSKYRGEFEERLKGVIDEIRAAQGEIIVFIDEIHTVVGAGAAEGAMDASNMLKPALARGEMRCIGATTLDEYRENIEKDPALERRFQPVFVDEPSVEDTVKILEGLRSRYEEHHGVRISDEALLAAAQLSDRYISDRKMPDKAIDLVDEAASKLRIETYDLPPKPEAIREEIQRLTQQGQDAAAQGRYEEAHRIKAQIDDLTARLPVAEEKWAGVEQLDDVVDAEDIAQIVSEWTGIPVTRMFEEEAQKLLRMEERLHRRVKGQDEAVVAISEAIRRSRAGLSDPRRPIGSFIFLGPTGVGKTELAKALAEFLFDDEDAMVRIDMSEYMERHAVSRLIGAPPGYVGYEEGGQLTEAVRRRPYRVILLDEIEKAHPDVFNILLQILEDGRLTDNTGRVVNFNNTVLIMTSNVGSQFISPPQPDWDAERRQEHYEQMRDEVVAALRDVFRPELLNRIDEIVVFHALTEAEILEIVDLMVERVRKALEQRGMSLQLTDAARRLLASEGYDPAYGARPLRRVIQKQVENPISSAILRGEFAEGDTIQVDAQEGAIKLRLVVAEGQEG; from the coding sequence ATGGATTTCGAGCGATTGACCAACGCAGCGAAGGAAGTCGTTGCACACAGCCAGCAACTGCTGCAGCGGTATAAGCACAACCAACTGGACGCCGAGCATATCCTGCTGGCGATGCTGGAGCAAGAGAAAGGCACGGTTCCGCGGATTCTCGCGGAACAGGGCGTGGATGTCGACCGGTTGACGCACCAGGTTGAGCGCGAGCTGGGCAGCCGGCCCCAGGTGCAGGTGGGCGGCGGAGACACCCAGCAGATCTACATAACCCCGCACACCAGCCGGATCTTCGACAAGGCGTGGGAAGTGTGCCAGCGTTTTGGCGACCAGTTCATCGCCACCGAGCACTTGTTTCTGGCGATCCTCGAGGACGGGCAGACCCCGGCAGCGCGAATACTCACCTCGGCGGGAGTCACCATCGAGACTACCCTCAAGGCCCTGCAGGGCCTGCGGGGGAGCCACTCAGTGACAGACGCGGGCGCCGAGTCCAAGTACGAAGCCTTGAAGCGATTCTCGCGGGACCTGACGGCCCTGGCGCGAGAGGGCAAGCTGGACCCGGTGATCGGGCGCGAGAAGGAGATCAAGCGGCTCATCCAGGTGCTGTCGCGACGCACCAAGAACAACCCGGTGCTTATCGGGGACGCGGGGGTTGGCAAGACCGCGGTGGTGGAGGGGCTGGCACAGGAAATCGTCAGCGGCAACGTGCCGGAGATGCTGCAGAACCGGAAGCTGGTTGCGCTGGACCTGGCGAGCATGGTGGCGGGGAGCAAGTACCGAGGCGAGTTTGAGGAGCGGCTGAAGGGCGTTATCGACGAAATCCGCGCCGCGCAGGGCGAGATCATCGTCTTCATCGACGAGATACACACGGTGGTTGGCGCCGGGGCTGCCGAAGGCGCGATGGATGCTTCGAATATGCTCAAGCCGGCCCTGGCAAGGGGCGAGATGCGGTGCATCGGCGCGACCACGCTGGATGAATACCGGGAGAACATCGAAAAGGACCCGGCGCTGGAGCGACGGTTCCAACCGGTGTTCGTCGACGAGCCCAGTGTCGAGGACACGGTGAAGATCCTGGAAGGGTTGCGGTCGCGGTACGAGGAGCACCACGGGGTGCGCATATCCGACGAGGCCCTGCTGGCCGCGGCACAACTGTCGGACCGGTACATTTCCGACCGCAAGATGCCGGACAAGGCCATCGACCTTGTGGACGAGGCGGCGAGCAAGCTGCGCATCGAGACCTACGACTTGCCACCGAAGCCCGAAGCGATCCGGGAGGAAATCCAGCGACTCACCCAACAGGGCCAGGATGCCGCTGCGCAGGGGCGGTATGAGGAAGCACACCGGATCAAGGCGCAGATCGACGACCTTACGGCGCGGCTACCTGTCGCGGAAGAGAAGTGGGCCGGGGTGGAGCAACTGGACGATGTGGTGGATGCCGAAGACATTGCGCAGATCGTCTCGGAATGGACCGGTATCCCGGTCACGCGGATGTTTGAAGAAGAAGCGCAGAAGCTGCTGCGCATGGAAGAGCGGCTGCATCGCCGGGTGAAGGGACAGGATGAGGCGGTGGTGGCGATCTCCGAAGCGATCCGGCGTTCGCGCGCCGGTCTGAGCGATCCGCGGCGGCCGATCGGCTCCTTCATCTTCCTGGGGCCGACCGGGGTCGGGAAGACCGAGCTTGCCAAGGCGCTTGCCGAGTTCCTGTTCGACGACGAGGATGCCATGGTTCGCATCGACATGAGCGAGTACATGGAGCGGCACGCAGTGTCGCGGCTCATCGGCGCGCCCCCGGGGTATGTGGGCTATGAGGAAGGCGGGCAGCTCACAGAAGCGGTGCGGCGCAGGCCGTACCGGGTGATCCTGCTGGATGAGATTGAGAAGGCGCACCCGGATGTCTTCAACATACTGTTGCAGATTCTTGAGGACGGGCGGCTCACTGACAACACCGGGCGTGTTGTGAACTTCAACAACACGGTTCTGATCATGACCTCGAACGTGGGCAGCCAGTTTATCAGCCCGCCCCAGCCTGACTGGGACGCGGAGAGACGCCAGGAGCACTATGAGCAAATGCGCGACGAAGTGGTGGCCGCGCTGCGGGACGTGTTCCGGCCGGAGTTGCTGAACCGGATCGACGAGATCGTGGTCTTCCACGCACTCACTGAAGCCGAGATACTGGAGATCGTGGACCTGATGGTGGAGCGGGTGAGGAAGGCCCTGGAGCAGAGGGGAATGTCGCTGCAGCTGACGGATGCGGCGAGGCGGCTGCTGGCGAGCGAGGGGTACGACCCGGCATACGGTGCGAGACCCTTGCGGCGGGTGATCCAGAAACAGGTGGAGAATCCGATTTCCAGCGCGATCCTGCGGGGCGAGTTTGCCGAAGGCGACACCATCCAGGTGGATGCTCAGGAGGGCGCCATCAAGCTACGCCTGGTGGTAGCGGAGGGGCAGGAGGGCTGA
- a CDS encoding MerR family transcriptional regulator yields the protein MTHANDEPVYYISVAARLVQCHPQTLRTYERLGLVNPRRTRSNVRLYSQRDIERLGQIQRLTQELGVNLAGVEIVLKLLDQIEQQQMEIERLRDLIEHGPKSLPASRGVRVEIQTEEQPRQF from the coding sequence ATGACGCACGCCAATGACGAGCCGGTGTACTACATCAGTGTGGCCGCGCGGCTGGTTCAGTGCCACCCCCAGACCTTGCGGACGTACGAGCGGCTGGGCCTGGTGAACCCCAGGCGCACCCGGAGCAATGTGCGCCTGTACTCCCAACGCGATATCGAGCGACTCGGGCAGATCCAGCGGCTCACCCAGGAACTCGGGGTGAATCTGGCCGGGGTGGAAATCGTGCTCAAGCTGCTGGATCAGATCGAGCAGCAGCAGATGGAGATCGAACGTCTGCGGGATCTGATCGAGCATGGCCCGAAGAGCCTGCCGGCAAGCCGTGGAGTCCGCGTTGAGATTCAGACTGAGGAGCAGCCGAGGCAATTCTGA